A genomic window from Sphingobacterium spiritivorum includes:
- a CDS encoding PstS family phosphate ABC transporter substrate-binding protein, producing MNKKISFRIIMMAVATSLAVFTSCSNRSSQDGSDEEKAKHGDILNGRLSVIVDETLLPIIEEQVDVFQNSYKDSKIELVSAPEVKGINLLLQDRAKTAIMTRKLSASEEEYFKKKSISPKVFQIATDAVVFISNTGRADTSITVENVVKILKGENIGQNYSLILDNVNSSTLRQLKDIGKIEKISGKGLKAMENGEEVLSYVAEHTDGIGIISYDQWLNAKRSFQNKDKIRTLSVQNSLTKEGDNKFYLPNQSTLAEGLYVLSRPVYILNYQPDMGLGVGFSAFLTGDRGQRIMLKADLVPATMPGREIIIRDKVE from the coding sequence ATGAACAAAAAGATAAGCTTTCGGATTATTATGATGGCAGTTGCCACAAGCCTGGCTGTGTTTACATCCTGCAGCAATCGGAGTTCTCAAGATGGATCCGATGAGGAAAAGGCGAAGCATGGAGATATCCTGAATGGAAGACTATCTGTAATAGTAGATGAGACACTTTTACCTATTATTGAAGAACAGGTAGATGTTTTTCAGAATTCATATAAAGACTCGAAAATAGAATTGGTATCTGCGCCTGAGGTAAAGGGAATTAACCTGTTACTGCAGGATCGGGCCAAGACGGCAATCATGACCAGAAAGCTGTCCGCAAGTGAGGAAGAATATTTTAAAAAGAAATCTATTTCTCCAAAAGTATTTCAGATAGCTACAGATGCCGTTGTTTTTATTAGTAATACAGGTCGGGCAGATACGAGTATTACTGTTGAAAATGTAGTAAAAATATTAAAGGGTGAAAATATCGGACAGAATTATTCGTTAATACTGGATAATGTCAATTCGAGCACACTACGTCAATTAAAAGATATTGGCAAAATCGAAAAAATTTCGGGTAAGGGGTTGAAAGCCATGGAAAACGGAGAGGAAGTGCTTTCTTACGTGGCTGAGCATACAGACGGAATAGGAATTATAAGCTATGATCAATGGCTAAATGCAAAACGTTCTTTTCAGAATAAAGATAAAATTCGTACCTTAAGCGTGCAAAATTCGTTAACAAAAGAAGGGGATAATAAATTTTATCTACCAAATCAGTCAACTTTGGCAGAGGGTTTGTATGTATTAAGTCGTCCGGTGTATATTTTAAACTATCAGCCGGATATGGGACTAGGGGTAGGCTTTTCTGCTTTCCTGACAGGAGACAGAGGTCAGCGAATTATGTTAAAGGCGGATTTAGTGCCTGCAACAATGCCGGGTAGAGAAATAATTATTAGGGATAAAGTAGAATAA
- a CDS encoding tetratricopeptide repeat protein — translation MTKSKLFLSLLFAGAVGTASAQSLKDAQAAMEAEQYDKAKGILENLVQKKPKDGDNYFYLGQIYLVNDKVDSAAIIFNNGLTNDPKSQLNNVGLGIVDLKNNNNSAAEQKFTTATSNLGKKDYLPLYFSGRALIDAPKPDFAKALEYLTQAKAKNAKDALVPLALGDAYAGMNESSLAYVQYRDAISLDEALIRAKIGQAVITRRAQAYDVAIESLTALSQEFPNYAPTYRELAETYHLSSLKIDDEAKYKEINKQGVDAYKKYIELTGDKSLEAKIRYADFLVYAREYAELKAVSEELAKNPDIDPKIYRYLGYIAYNQDKNYAKSAEYLNSLFTKMKPERVISRDYLFAGLANIGVASADTTGASSAAADKGLEFLKKAVELDKEELLPEIAETAFARYQDRDMVAAAKIFEIPGSLPESEYYYDANYYIGEINYNLGQKKVSAEEDGKPFFDKADKAFGIVIGATKQEVVDKYLIPALYYRGFAQLGLDNLEEPEKMQGLFVPSFTKLIEVIKSKPADPKNNDYLVDANNYLGVFNYAKGNNPKAKEFFQATLAINPTDEFAKSYMEAL, via the coding sequence ATGACAAAAAGCAAATTATTTTTAAGTCTATTATTTGCAGGAGCTGTAGGAACAGCGAGTGCGCAGAGCTTGAAGGATGCTCAAGCTGCAATGGAGGCCGAGCAATATGATAAGGCGAAAGGTATTTTGGAGAACTTGGTTCAGAAAAAACCAAAGGATGGAGACAATTACTTTTACTTAGGTCAGATTTACCTGGTAAATGATAAAGTGGATTCAGCTGCTATTATCTTCAACAATGGTTTGACTAACGATCCTAAGTCGCAGTTAAACAATGTTGGTCTTGGTATTGTTGATTTGAAGAACAACAATAACTCTGCTGCTGAACAGAAGTTTACAACAGCAACTTCAAACTTAGGTAAGAAAGATTACTTACCATTATATTTTTCAGGTCGTGCTTTGATCGATGCTCCTAAGCCGGATTTCGCAAAAGCATTGGAGTATCTGACTCAGGCAAAAGCTAAAAATGCAAAAGATGCATTGGTACCTTTGGCATTGGGTGATGCTTATGCAGGAATGAACGAATCCAGTTTGGCTTATGTTCAGTATCGTGATGCAATTTCTCTTGATGAGGCATTAATCCGTGCGAAAATCGGTCAGGCTGTTATTACGCGTAGAGCACAGGCATATGACGTAGCTATTGAATCTTTGACTGCATTAAGTCAGGAATTCCCTAACTACGCACCTACTTACCGTGAATTGGCAGAGACTTATCACCTTTCTTCACTGAAAATTGATGATGAAGCAAAATACAAGGAAATCAATAAGCAAGGTGTTGATGCTTATAAAAAGTACATCGAATTAACTGGTGACAAGTCCTTAGAGGCAAAAATCAGATATGCAGATTTCTTGGTATATGCCCGTGAGTATGCTGAATTGAAAGCGGTTTCTGAAGAATTGGCTAAAAATCCGGATATCGATCCTAAAATTTACCGTTATTTAGGTTATATCGCTTACAACCAGGACAAAAACTATGCTAAATCAGCAGAATATCTTAATTCATTGTTCACAAAAATGAAACCTGAGCGTGTAATCTCACGTGACTACTTGTTCGCAGGTTTGGCTAATATCGGAGTTGCTTCTGCAGATACAACCGGTGCTTCTTCTGCTGCTGCAGATAAAGGATTGGAATTCCTGAAAAAAGCTGTTGAATTAGATAAAGAAGAATTGTTGCCGGAAATTGCTGAAACTGCATTCGCAAGATATCAGGATCGTGATATGGTAGCAGCTGCTAAGATTTTCGAGATCCCTGGTTCATTACCAGAGTCGGAATACTACTATGATGCTAACTACTACATCGGAGAGATCAATTACAACTTGGGTCAGAAGAAAGTATCTGCTGAAGAAGATGGTAAACCATTCTTTGATAAAGCAGATAAAGCTTTCGGTATTGTTATCGGAGCTACTAAACAAGAAGTTGTTGATAAATACTTAATTCCTGCATTATACTACAGAGGCTTTGCTCAGTTAGGTTTGGATAATCTGGAAGAGCCAGAGAAAATGCAAGGATTGTTTGTTCCTTCATTCACAAAATTGATTGAAGTGATCAAATCAAAACCGGCAGATCCTAAAAACAATGATTATTTAGTTGATGCAAACAACTACTTAGGAGTATTCAATTACGCAAAAGGTAACAATCCTAAAGCAAAAGAATTCTTCCAGGCTACATTAGCTATTAATCCTACGGATGAGTTTGCTAAATCGTATATGGAGGCGCTGTAA
- a CDS encoding NADH-quinone oxidoreductase subunit A — protein sequence METVNLASAPVDYLPILIQLLVAVSFGVGTIIITHMIGPKVRTENKLSSFESGVEVKGNARQPFSIKYFLVAILFVIFDIEVIFMYPWAVNFRSFGMQGLIEMFVFMGLLLLGFIYIIKKKALDWD from the coding sequence ATGGAAACAGTAAACCTAGCCAGTGCACCCGTCGACTATTTACCTATATTGATACAACTGCTTGTGGCAGTGAGTTTTGGTGTAGGAACGATCATCATTACCCATATGATAGGTCCCAAAGTCAGGACCGAGAATAAACTTTCTTCCTTCGAATCCGGAGTTGAAGTAAAAGGAAATGCCCGTCAGCCTTTTTCCATTAAATACTTCCTGGTGGCTATTCTATTTGTCATTTTTGATATAGAGGTGATCTTTATGTACCCATGGGCGGTCAATTTCAGATCGTTTGGTATGCAAGGTTTGATCGAAATGTTTGTCTTTATGGGACTGTTACTTTTAGGCTTTATTTACATTATCAAGAAGAAGGCTCTGGACTGGGATTAG
- a CDS encoding NADH-quinone oxidoreductase subunit B, with protein sequence MSNVKLAEAPPGVEGSGFFATTLDKAIGLARANSLWPLPFATSCCGIEFMATMGSTYDLARFGAERPSFSPRQADMLLVMGTIAKKMAPVLKQVYVQMAEPRWVIAVGACASSGGIFDTYSVLQGIDEIIPVDVYVPGCPPRPEAILDGVLRLQEIVKNESLNRRNTPEYKALLEKYGIVTDNG encoded by the coding sequence ATGAGTAATGTCAAGTTGGCTGAAGCTCCTCCGGGAGTAGAAGGATCAGGATTTTTTGCGACAACTTTAGATAAAGCCATCGGTTTGGCACGTGCTAATTCCTTATGGCCATTACCTTTTGCTACTTCTTGCTGTGGTATTGAGTTTATGGCGACAATGGGATCTACTTATGATCTGGCGCGTTTCGGGGCAGAAAGACCGAGTTTTTCACCCAGACAAGCCGATATGTTATTAGTAATGGGGACCATTGCTAAAAAGATGGCTCCTGTGCTTAAGCAGGTATATGTACAGATGGCCGAGCCCCGTTGGGTGATCGCTGTCGGAGCATGTGCTTCCAGTGGCGGAATCTTCGATACATATTCCGTATTGCAGGGAATAGATGAGATTATCCCGGTAGATGTATATGTGCCAGGTTGTCCTCCAAGACCCGAAGCGATTTTAGATGGCGTACTGCGCCTTCAGGAGATTGTGAAGAATGAATCTCTCAACAGAAGAAATACACCTGAATATAAAGCATTGTTAGAAAAGTACGGAATAGTAACTGATAATGGATAA
- a CDS encoding NADH-quinone oxidoreductase subunit C — protein sequence MDKLTNIQLWERLQEHFGTKVKNASESYGLLTIQTSKTDIIDVLAFIKDDTILQFIYLTDITAVHYPNQEEAFAVVYHVHSLVHNVRIRIKVFIDGQHPAIPSATVLWNGANWMERETYDFFGIQFEGHPDLRRILNVDEMTVFPMRKEYPLEDPNRVDKKDFYFGR from the coding sequence ATGGATAAACTTACTAATATACAACTGTGGGAACGTCTGCAAGAGCATTTTGGGACTAAAGTCAAAAATGCATCTGAGTCTTACGGTCTTCTGACCATACAGACTTCAAAAACAGATATAATAGATGTACTGGCTTTTATAAAAGATGATACTATACTGCAGTTTATTTATCTGACGGATATTACAGCAGTACATTACCCAAATCAGGAAGAAGCTTTTGCCGTAGTTTATCATGTGCATAGCCTGGTTCATAATGTACGTATCCGTATTAAAGTCTTTATCGACGGACAACATCCTGCGATCCCGTCCGCAACGGTACTCTGGAACGGAGCTAACTGGATGGAGCGCGAGACATATGATTTCTTCGGAATCCAGTTTGAAGGACATCCTGATCTCAGAAGAATTTTGAATGTGGATGAAATGACGGTCTTTCCGATGCGAAAAGAGTATCCTCTGGAAGATCCGAACAGAGTAGATAAGAAGGATTTTTATTTTGGCCGATAA
- a CDS encoding NADH-quinone oxidoreductase subunit D, translating into MSDFITKITPNSPVYSDNDPQDELITLNIGPTHPATHGVFQNVVQIDGERIVSGVSTIGYIHRAFEKIAEHRPFYQITPLTDRLNYCSSPINNMGWHMTVEKLLNIEIPKRVQYMRVIVMELARIADHIICNGILGVDTGAFSGFLYVMQEREFIYEIFEEICGARLTTNIGRIGGFERDFNDVAFLKIREFLERFPPVLTEFEEMFVRNRIFIERTSGVAAVTPEQALSYSWSGPILRATGIDYDVRAQEPYCSYEEFDFEVPVGTTGDVYDRFMVRNAEMRQSMRIIEQALEKIAREPADVFHADVPEFYLPPKEQVYTNMEALIYHFKIVMGEWETPKAEVYHAVEGANGELGFYLIHDGGRTPYRLHFRRPSFVNYQMFAPMSSGMLISDAIINMSSLNVIAGELDA; encoded by the coding sequence ATGAGCGATTTTATAACCAAGATAACCCCCAATAGCCCCGTTTATTCCGATAACGATCCGCAAGATGAACTGATAACCCTGAATATAGGCCCTACTCACCCGGCGACACATGGTGTGTTTCAGAATGTAGTGCAGATAGATGGTGAACGCATCGTTAGTGGTGTCTCTACTATCGGTTATATACACAGAGCTTTTGAAAAAATTGCAGAGCATCGTCCATTCTACCAAATTACACCACTCACTGACCGGTTGAATTATTGTTCATCTCCTATTAATAATATGGGATGGCACATGACAGTTGAAAAACTGCTGAATATAGAGATTCCCAAACGTGTGCAGTATATGCGTGTCATCGTCATGGAACTGGCGCGGATTGCAGATCATATTATATGTAACGGTATTCTTGGTGTTGATACAGGAGCTTTCTCAGGCTTTTTGTATGTGATGCAGGAGCGTGAGTTTATATATGAGATCTTTGAGGAGATTTGTGGGGCGAGACTGACGACCAATATCGGCCGTATCGGCGGTTTTGAAAGAGATTTTAATGATGTCGCCTTTTTAAAGATAAGAGAATTTTTAGAACGCTTTCCTCCAGTCCTGACAGAGTTTGAGGAAATGTTTGTTCGTAACAGAATATTTATAGAGCGTACTTCCGGAGTGGCGGCTGTCACACCAGAGCAAGCTTTGAGTTATAGTTGGTCGGGTCCGATTCTTCGGGCTACAGGTATCGATTATGATGTGCGTGCACAAGAACCGTATTGCTCTTATGAAGAGTTTGATTTTGAAGTGCCTGTAGGAACTACGGGGGATGTGTACGATCGTTTTATGGTGCGTAATGCTGAAATGCGGCAATCTATGCGTATCATCGAGCAGGCTCTGGAGAAAATAGCAAGAGAACCTGCCGATGTGTTCCATGCTGATGTCCCGGAATTCTATCTTCCTCCAAAAGAACAGGTATATACGAATATGGAAGCTTTGATCTATCACTTTAAGATCGTGATGGGCGAATGGGAGACTCCGAAAGCAGAAGTTTATCACGCTGTAGAAGGCGCAAATGGTGAATTAGGATTTTACCTGATTCATGACGGAGGCCGCACACCCTATCGTTTGCATTTCAGAAGACCATCGTTTGTAAATTATCAGATGTTTGCTCCTATGAGTAGCGGTATGTTAATTTCGGACGCTATTATTAATATGAGTAGTTTAAACGTAATCGCAGGAGAGTTAGATGCTTAG
- a CDS encoding NADH-quinone oxidoreductase subunit NuoE family protein codes for MLSVKESQPVEFSAELLQKFGEVVSRYPEGKQKSALLPVLHLVQAEFGWLSVDAMDKVAHYLDIQPIEVYEVATFYTMYFLEPKGKYVLEVCRTGPCCLVGAEKIMDHIENRLGVKEGEVTPDGLFSWRGVECVAACGFGPVLQIGPEYTFYENLTVESVDQLINELKEKH; via the coding sequence ATGCTTAGTGTTAAAGAAAGTCAGCCCGTAGAATTTTCTGCTGAACTTTTGCAAAAGTTCGGAGAAGTGGTATCCCGTTATCCGGAAGGTAAACAGAAGTCTGCATTATTACCTGTTTTACATTTGGTCCAGGCTGAATTTGGCTGGCTGAGTGTGGATGCAATGGATAAGGTGGCACATTATCTGGATATACAGCCCATTGAAGTATACGAAGTGGCCACTTTTTATACTATGTATTTTCTGGAGCCTAAAGGAAAATATGTTCTTGAGGTATGTCGTACAGGACCTTGCTGTCTTGTCGGAGCGGAGAAAATCATGGATCATATTGAAAACCGTCTTGGTGTGAAAGAAGGAGAGGTCACTCCTGACGGGCTTTTTTCATGGAGAGGAGTGGAATGCGTTGCTGCCTGTGGATTTGGTCCGGTGTTGCAGATTGGTCCGGAGTATACATTCTATGAGAATCTGACTGTGGAAAGCGTGGATCAGCTCATAAACGAATTGAAAGAAAAACATTAA
- the nuoF gene encoding NADH-quinone oxidoreductase subunit NuoF, giving the protein MARKLLLTHINVPGIHTFEVYRQQGGYRAVEKALKSMSPDDVVEEVKKSGLRGRGGAGFPTGMKWSFLAKPEGVPRYLVCNGDESEPGTFKDRFLMTHIPHALVEGMIVSSYALGANTSYIYVRGEMMPQIRILEKAIAEAKHAGFLGKNILGTGYDLEIYVQPGGGAYICGEETALLESLEGKRGNPRIKPPFPAVAGLYGCPTVVNNVESIAATVPIINDGGEEYAKIGIDRSTGTKLISAGGNVAKPGVYEIELGLPVEEFIYSDEYCGGIANGKRLKAVVAGGSSVPILPANLITKTINGESRLMSYESLADGGFATGTMLGSGGFIAFDEDQCIVRNTWNFTRFYHHESCGQCSPCREGTGWMEKILHKIEMGKGSMADIDLLWDVQRKIEGNTICPLGDAAAWPVAAAIRHFRDEFEWHITSAGEATSRNYGLAHYADPLTPVV; this is encoded by the coding sequence ATGGCTCGTAAGTTATTACTAACACATATAAATGTTCCCGGTATCCATACATTCGAAGTATACCGGCAGCAGGGCGGATATCGCGCTGTTGAAAAGGCATTGAAATCGATGTCTCCGGATGATGTAGTAGAAGAGGTAAAGAAATCCGGACTTCGTGGTCGTGGCGGAGCAGGATTCCCTACGGGTATGAAGTGGAGTTTTCTGGCAAAACCGGAAGGCGTACCCCGCTATCTGGTCTGCAATGGTGACGAATCTGAACCAGGAACATTTAAAGATCGTTTCCTGATGACACATATACCTCACGCACTTGTTGAGGGTATGATCGTATCCAGCTATGCATTGGGAGCCAATACTTCTTATATCTATGTCAGAGGAGAAATGATGCCTCAGATCCGTATTCTGGAAAAGGCTATTGCCGAAGCAAAGCATGCGGGATTCCTGGGAAAGAATATTTTGGGTACCGGATATGATCTGGAGATCTATGTACAGCCGGGGGGAGGTGCTTATATCTGTGGAGAAGAGACAGCTCTTTTGGAATCCCTTGAGGGAAAAAGAGGGAATCCACGTATTAAACCTCCGTTTCCGGCAGTTGCAGGTTTATACGGATGCCCTACTGTAGTTAATAATGTAGAATCTATTGCAGCGACAGTTCCTATCATTAATGATGGCGGAGAGGAGTATGCAAAAATCGGAATAGACCGCAGTACCGGAACAAAACTGATTTCAGCCGGAGGTAATGTAGCCAAACCGGGAGTATATGAGATCGAGTTGGGATTGCCTGTTGAGGAGTTTATTTATTCCGATGAATATTGTGGCGGGATCGCCAACGGTAAACGATTGAAGGCCGTGGTGGCAGGAGGTTCTTCTGTTCCGATTTTACCGGCCAATCTTATTACAAAAACTATTAACGGAGAAAGCCGGCTGATGAGCTATGAATCATTGGCTGACGGAGGTTTTGCAACAGGTACGATGTTAGGATCAGGAGGTTTTATTGCTTTTGATGAAGATCAGTGTATTGTCCGCAATACCTGGAACTTTACCCGTTTTTATCATCACGAAAGTTGCGGACAGTGTTCGCCATGCCGTGAAGGAACCGGCTGGATGGAAAAGATCCTTCATAAAATAGAAATGGGGAAGGGATCTATGGCAGATATTGATCTGTTATGGGATGTACAGCGTAAGATTGAAGGAAATACGATCTGTCCATTAGGAGATGCCGCTGCATGGCCTGTGGCAGCAGCGATCAGACATTTCAGGGATGAATTTGAGTGGCATATTACCAGCGCCGGTGAAGCTACAAGCCGAAATTACGGCTTAGCACATTATGCAGATCCGTTAACACCGGTTGTTTAA
- a CDS encoding 2Fe-2S iron-sulfur cluster-binding protein, with protein MAEDVKFKVSIDGIPVEVAPGTTILNAARQIGGDIVPPAMCYYSKLEGSGGKCRTCLVKVSKGSEKDPRPMPKLVASCRTTVMDGMEVLNITSPEVVEARKGVVEMLLINHPLDCPVCDQAGECKLQDLGYEHGSEGTRYEFDRRTFERIDIGDKIQLHMNRCILCYRCVFTADQITNNRVHGILNRGDHAEISTYIAKAVDNDFSGNVIDVCPVGALTDKTFRFKNRVWFTKPVDAHRDCPTCSGKVTLWNRGTEVLRVTARKDEFGEVEEFICNTCRFDKKHTDDWTLEEPTPVDKDSVIGANHYPEFNPPPVIKPDLELQEANEEQLARTEKLK; from the coding sequence ATGGCAGAAGACGTTAAATTCAAGGTAAGCATAGATGGAATTCCTGTAGAAGTAGCTCCGGGAACAACTATTTTGAATGCTGCCCGTCAGATAGGAGGCGATATCGTCCCTCCGGCAATGTGCTATTATTCCAAGTTAGAAGGAAGTGGCGGTAAATGCCGCACCTGTTTGGTAAAAGTGAGTAAAGGATCAGAAAAGGATCCCCGTCCTATGCCTAAACTGGTGGCTTCTTGTCGTACAACAGTTATGGATGGAATGGAAGTGCTGAATATCACTTCTCCTGAAGTGGTGGAAGCTAGAAAAGGTGTGGTCGAAATGTTGCTTATCAATCACCCTTTGGATTGTCCGGTATGTGATCAGGCGGGTGAATGTAAACTTCAGGATCTGGGCTATGAACACGGTAGCGAAGGAACCCGTTATGAATTTGATCGCCGGACTTTTGAACGTATCGATATCGGAGATAAGATTCAACTGCACATGAATCGTTGTATTCTGTGCTACAGATGTGTATTTACAGCAGATCAGATTACTAATAATCGTGTGCATGGTATTCTTAACAGAGGAGATCATGCTGAGATTTCTACCTATATTGCTAAAGCTGTAGACAATGACTTTTCGGGAAATGTCATAGATGTATGCCCGGTGGGAGCATTGACAGATAAGACTTTCCGTTTTAAAAACCGGGTGTGGTTTACAAAACCGGTAGATGCACATCGCGACTGTCCAACCTGTTCGGGTAAAGTGACCTTGTGGAACAGAGGTACGGAAGTGTTGCGTGTAACGGCTCGTAAAGATGAGTTTGGTGAAGTGGAAGAGTTTATCTGTAATACCTGTCGTTTTGATAAAAAACATACGGATGACTGGACGCTGGAAGAACCAACGCCAGTTGATAAAGATTCGGTAATCGGTGCAAATCATTATCCTGAGTTTAATCCGCCACCGGTTATTAAGCCTGATCTGGAACTGCAGGAGGCAAATGAAGAGCAATTAGCAAGAACTGAAAAACTAAAATAG
- the nuoH gene encoding NADH-quinone oxidoreductase subunit NuoH, with protein METAFIIEKSVLVAIIFVVTLVIAMYSTLAERKIAGFMQDRYGPDRAGIFGLLQPLCDGGKFFFKEEIIPAGAHKALFILGPTIAIITACISSAIIPWGQTLTIGERTISLQVADINVGVLYIFGVVALGVYGIMLGGWASNNKFSLMGAIRAASQSISYEIAMGLSLIALLMVTQTLSIGTIVAQQTGFVNWNIWVQPLGFLLFMVCAFAECNRVPFDLPECETELVGGYHTEYSSMKLGLYMFSEYINMFVSSALMAALYFGGYNFPFMNDLGLSQNWITIIGVIVFFIKIFGFIFFFMWIRWTLPRFRYDQLMKLGWKILIPLAIANIVLTGIITIVKDTYF; from the coding sequence ATGGAAACAGCTTTCATTATAGAGAAGTCCGTTTTAGTCGCCATTATTTTCGTAGTGACGCTTGTCATTGCGATGTATTCTACGCTGGCAGAGCGGAAGATTGCGGGATTTATGCAGGATCGGTACGGACCGGATCGTGCAGGTATATTCGGACTATTGCAGCCTTTGTGTGATGGTGGAAAGTTCTTTTTCAAAGAAGAAATAATTCCGGCAGGTGCACATAAAGCTCTTTTTATTCTGGGGCCTACTATTGCTATTATTACAGCTTGTATAAGTTCGGCTATTATTCCATGGGGACAGACGCTCACAATAGGAGAACGTACCATCTCTCTTCAGGTTGCAGATATCAATGTCGGTGTGCTTTATATTTTCGGAGTAGTTGCCTTAGGAGTATACGGTATTATGTTGGGAGGATGGGCTTCAAATAATAAATTCTCCCTGATGGGAGCCATACGCGCAGCATCTCAGAGTATCAGCTATGAGATCGCTATGGGATTATCTCTGATCGCTTTGCTGATGGTGACACAAACATTGTCTATCGGTACTATTGTAGCGCAGCAAACAGGTTTTGTAAATTGGAATATATGGGTACAACCTCTGGGATTCTTACTGTTTATGGTATGTGCTTTTGCAGAGTGTAATCGCGTACCATTTGATTTACCTGAGTGTGAAACAGAACTTGTGGGTGGATATCATACAGAATACTCCTCTATGAAACTTGGCTTGTATATGTTCTCGGAGTATATCAATATGTTTGTGTCATCTGCATTGATGGCTGCTTTATATTTCGGAGGGTATAACTTTCCTTTCATGAATGATCTGGGCTTATCACAAAACTGGATTACTATTATTGGAGTTATCGTGTTTTTTATCAAGATATTCGGCTTTATCTTTTTCTTTATGTGGATTCGCTGGACACTTCCGCGCTTCCGCTATGATCAGTTGATGAAGCTGGGCTGGAAAATTTTGATTCCGTTGGCCATCGCCAATATTGTGTTGACCGGTATTATTACGATAGTAAAGGACACGTATTTTTAA
- a CDS encoding NuoI/complex I 23 kDa subunit family protein — MQSLSNRKKVLEQKPMNIWERMYLPAIAKGLAITLRHFFKKIPTVKYPEQIRPYSKNFRGQHSLKRDEQGRERCTACGLCALSCPAEAITMTAAERQKGEENLYREEKYAAVYEINMLRCIFCGLCEEACPKEAIYLDGPHVTASYLRKDFIYGKDKLVEPKFDITQLQQKSIT; from the coding sequence ATGCAATCATTATCAAATAGAAAGAAAGTACTGGAACAAAAGCCCATGAACATCTGGGAGCGCATGTATTTGCCTGCCATTGCCAAGGGACTTGCTATTACTTTACGACATTTTTTCAAGAAAATTCCGACGGTTAAGTATCCGGAACAAATCCGACCTTATTCTAAGAATTTTAGGGGACAGCACTCACTGAAACGTGACGAGCAGGGAAGAGAGCGCTGTACAGCATGCGGACTTTGTGCACTTTCGTGTCCTGCGGAAGCGATTACAATGACTGCTGCCGAGCGTCAAAAAGGGGAAGAGAACCTGTACCGGGAAGAAAAATATGCTGCAGTATATGAGATCAATATGTTGCGCTGTATCTTTTGCGGATTGTGTGAAGAAGCCTGTCCTAAAGAGGCCATTTATCTGGATGGTCCTCATGTAACGGCTTCCTACCTGCGAAAGGATTTTATATATGGAAAAGATAAATTGGTAGAACCTAAGTTTGATATAACTCAGCTTCAGCAAAAAAGTATAACCTAA
- a CDS encoding NADH-quinone oxidoreductase subunit J family protein yields the protein MTIFYFVAFLSIFFALMTIFTKNPVHSVLYLVITFFTFTVHYILLNAQFLAVVNFIVYMGAIMVLFLFVLMLLNLNKESEPMRSGVVKVMGAVAGMCLLVVVLGSLRIIEIDNGDVVAQPSIGLVKQLGEVLFDKFLLPFEISSILLLTAMVGAVLLAKKDTKKVNG from the coding sequence ATGACGATATTTTATTTTGTAGCTTTTTTGTCTATTTTCTTTGCGTTAATGACCATTTTCACAAAGAATCCTGTACATAGTGTTCTGTATTTGGTTATCACGTTTTTCACCTTTACAGTACATTACATTCTGTTGAACGCCCAGTTTCTGGCTGTCGTCAATTTCATTGTCTATATGGGAGCGATCATGGTACTGTTTCTGTTTGTCCTGATGCTCCTCAATCTCAATAAGGAATCCGAACCCATGCGGTCCGGAGTAGTGAAGGTGATGGGCGCAGTAGCAGGAATGTGTCTACTGGTAGTGGTCCTCGGATCTTTACGGATCATTGAAATTGATAATGGTGATGTAGTCGCCCAACCGTCTATCGGACTGGTGAAGCAATTAGGAGAGGTTCTGTTTGATAAATTTTTACTGCCTTTTGAAATTTCTTCTATTCTGTTGCTAACGGCAATGGTAGGAGCAGTTTTACTGGCTAAAAAAGATACTAAGAAAGTAAATGGATAA